A DNA window from Tissierellales bacterium contains the following coding sequences:
- the ilvD gene encoding dihydroxy-acid dehydratase: MKSDAARKGVEKAPHRSLFKALGFTEVEMRKPLIGIANSYSEIVPGHMNLDKIVQAVKDGVRMAGGVPVEFSTISVCDGIAMNHSGMSYSLPSRQIIADSVEIVAKAHAFDGMVAIPNCDKVVPGMLMAAARVDIPALLISGGPMLAGKVRGKSIDLASVFEAVGSVKAGKMTEAELLEYENSACPTCGSCSGMFTANSMNCLSEVLGMALPYNGTIPAVYSERIRLAKMAGMKIVELVEQNIRPSDILTENAFMNAVSVDMALGCSTNSLLHLPAIANEAGVKIDFDKVNEISEKTPNLCKLSPAGMHHIEDLNDDGGIPAVMKELSKKNLLYLDCMTVTSQTVGKNIEHAKLAGNGVIKSVDAPYSETGGLVVLKGSLAPDGAVVKKSAVAKEMMQHKGPARVFESEEAAGQAILGGKINDGDVVIIRYEGPKGGPGMREMLSPTSLIAGMGKDKTVALITDGRFSGATRGASIGHVSPEAAEGGPIGLVKEGDMIEIDIEKKTLNLCVDDKVLGERVASFAMKKVEGYLKNYRAQVGSAAKGAIFETDEEE; the protein is encoded by the coding sequence ATGAAATCAGATGCAGCGAGAAAAGGTGTGGAAAAGGCACCCCATAGATCATTATTTAAAGCACTTGGATTTACAGAAGTTGAGATGAGAAAACCACTTATAGGTATAGCAAATTCTTATAGTGAAATCGTCCCAGGACATATGAACTTAGACAAAATCGTCCAAGCCGTCAAAGACGGTGTGCGCATGGCAGGTGGGGTACCTGTCGAATTTAGCACCATTAGCGTTTGTGATGGAATAGCTATGAATCACAGTGGTATGAGTTATTCACTGCCATCTAGACAAATCATTGCAGATAGTGTAGAAATTGTGGCAAAGGCACATGCTTTTGATGGTATGGTGGCGATACCCAATTGTGACAAAGTAGTTCCAGGAATGCTTATGGCGGCGGCTAGAGTTGATATTCCAGCACTTTTAATTAGTGGAGGACCTATGCTCGCAGGAAAGGTCAGAGGAAAATCCATTGACCTTGCATCTGTATTTGAAGCAGTTGGATCAGTAAAGGCAGGAAAAATGACAGAAGCTGAGCTTTTAGAATATGAAAATTCAGCTTGTCCGACTTGTGGATCATGTTCGGGGATGTTTACGGCTAATTCTATGAATTGCCTATCAGAAGTTCTTGGAATGGCACTTCCATACAATGGAACTATACCAGCAGTTTATTCTGAGAGGATAAGACTGGCAAAGATGGCAGGTATGAAAATAGTTGAATTGGTTGAGCAAAATATAAGACCATCAGATATCCTTACAGAAAATGCATTTATGAATGCTGTGAGCGTAGATATGGCACTTGGATGTTCGACAAATTCACTACTTCATCTTCCAGCGATTGCTAATGAAGCAGGAGTGAAAATAGATTTTGATAAAGTAAATGAAATAAGTGAAAAGACACCAAATCTCTGTAAACTTAGCCCTGCAGGAATGCATCATATAGAGGATTTAAACGATGATGGTGGTATTCCAGCTGTTATGAAAGAGTTATCTAAGAAAAACTTACTGTATTTAGATTGTATGACAGTGACAAGTCAGACAGTTGGGAAAAACATAGAACATGCAAAATTAGCAGGCAATGGAGTTATAAAAAGTGTAGATGCGCCTTATAGTGAAACTGGTGGATTGGTAGTATTAAAGGGAAGTTTGGCACCAGATGGTGCTGTGGTAAAAAAATCAGCAGTTGCTAAAGAGATGATGCAGCACAAAGGCCCTGCTAGAGTGTTTGAGAGTGAAGAAGCGGCAGGTCAAGCTATACTTGGAGGCAAGATAAATGATGGAGATGTAGTTATAATCAGATACGAAGGTCCAAAAGGCGGGCCGGGAATGAGAGAAATGCTATCACCAACTTCATTAATTGCAGGAATGGGTAAAGACAAAACTGTAGCACTTATAACCGATGGAAGATTTTCAGGAGCAACGAGAGGAGCATCTATAGGGCACGTTTCACCAGAGGCGGCAGAGGGTGGTCCGATAGGATTGGTAAAAGAAGGCGATATGATAGAAATTGACATAGAGAAAAAGACACTTAATTTGTGCGTGGATGACAAAGTTTTAGGAGAAAGAGTAGCATCATTTGCCATGAAAAAAGTGGAAGGATATTTGAAAAATTACAGAGCTCAGGTTGGATCAGCAGCTAAGGGAGCAATATTTGAGACGGATGAGGAGGAGTAA